In Bradyrhizobium sp. CCBAU 051011, the following are encoded in one genomic region:
- the paaA gene encoding 1,2-phenylacetyl-CoA epoxidase subunit PaaA produces MYTQALNTSEGEDRNIEDAERAAQFQARIDADERIEPNDWMPAAYRKTLTRQISQHAHSEIVGMLPEGNWITRAPSLRRKAALLAKVQDECGHGLYLYAAAETLGTSREELVDLMLAGKAKYSSIFNYPTLTWADIGTIGWLVDGAAIMNQIPLCRCSYGPYARAMIRVCKEESFHQRQGFEIMLTLCRGTAEQKAMAQDALNRWWWPVLMMFGPPDQVSQHSDTSTRWKIKRFSNDELRQKFVDATVPQAQFLGLTIPDPGMKQNANGNWEYSAIDWEEFKQVLAGNGPCNRDRLAARRKAHEDGAWVREAAMAYAGKRRQRAALQAAE; encoded by the coding sequence ATGTACACGCAGGCGCTCAATACGTCCGAGGGCGAAGACCGCAACATTGAGGACGCCGAACGGGCTGCGCAGTTTCAGGCGCGGATCGATGCCGACGAGCGCATCGAGCCGAACGACTGGATGCCGGCGGCCTATCGCAAGACGCTGACGCGGCAGATCTCCCAGCACGCGCATTCCGAAATCGTCGGCATGCTTCCCGAAGGCAACTGGATCACCCGCGCGCCGTCGCTGCGCCGCAAGGCCGCGCTGCTCGCCAAGGTGCAGGACGAATGCGGCCACGGGCTCTATCTCTACGCGGCCGCCGAAACGCTCGGCACTTCGCGTGAAGAGCTGGTCGACCTGATGCTGGCGGGGAAGGCAAAATATTCCTCGATCTTCAACTATCCGACGCTGACCTGGGCCGATATCGGCACCATCGGCTGGCTGGTCGACGGCGCCGCGATCATGAACCAGATTCCGCTGTGCCGTTGCTCCTATGGTCCCTATGCGCGCGCGATGATCCGCGTCTGCAAGGAAGAATCTTTCCATCAGCGCCAGGGCTTTGAGATCATGCTGACGCTGTGCCGCGGCACCGCCGAGCAGAAGGCGATGGCGCAGGATGCGCTGAACCGCTGGTGGTGGCCCGTCCTGATGATGTTCGGTCCGCCCGACCAGGTCAGTCAGCACAGCGACACCTCCACCAGGTGGAAGATCAAGCGCTTTTCCAATGACGAGCTGCGCCAGAAATTCGTCGACGCCACCGTGCCGCAGGCGCAGTTCCTCGGGTTGACGATTCCCGATCCCGGCATGAAGCAGAACGCGAACGGAAACTGGGAATACAGCGCGATCGACTGGGAAGAGTTCAAGCAGGTGTTGGCCGGTAACGGCCCATGCAATCGCGATCGCCTCGCGGCGCGGCGCAAGGCACATGAGGACGGCGCCTGGGTGCGCGAGGCTGCGATGGCCTATGCCGGCAAGCGCCGGCAGCGCGCCGCCTTGCAGGCCGCAGAGTAG
- the paaI gene encoding hydroxyphenylacetyl-CoA thioesterase PaaI has product MNVALSPDEIARACADAMWKEDDASKGLGMKIVEVKPGFATLTMTVQPHMVNGQRIAHGGFIFLLADSTFAFACNSRNERAVAAQCDIAFIRPGKLGDVLVATAREISRNGRSGIYDVRVTAGDVVIAEFRGHSRTIAGTWLPVAGNEAG; this is encoded by the coding sequence ATGAACGTCGCGCTTTCGCCCGACGAGATTGCCCGCGCCTGCGCGGATGCGATGTGGAAGGAAGACGACGCCAGCAAGGGCCTCGGCATGAAGATTGTCGAGGTAAAACCCGGCTTCGCGACGCTGACGATGACGGTGCAGCCGCACATGGTCAACGGCCAGCGTATTGCCCATGGCGGCTTCATCTTCCTGCTGGCCGATTCCACTTTCGCCTTTGCCTGCAACTCCCGGAATGAGCGCGCAGTCGCCGCGCAATGCGACATCGCCTTTATCCGTCCGGGCAAGCTCGGCGACGTGCTGGTCGCGACCGCGCGCGAAATCTCGCGCAACGGTCGGTCCGGAATTTACGACGTTCGTGTCACCGCCGGCGATGTCGTGATCGCCGAATTCCGCGGCCATTCCCGCACCATCGCCGGCACATGGCTGCCGGTTGCGGGCAACGAGGCCGGTTAA
- the paaB gene encoding 1,2-phenylacetyl-CoA epoxidase subunit PaaB → MATPNIPLWEVFIRSRNGLAHKHVGSLHATDATLALQAARDIYTRRGEGLSIWVVPSSAITASDPSEKGMMFEPAESKIYRHPTFYDVPDEVGHM, encoded by the coding sequence ATGGCAACGCCGAACATTCCGCTCTGGGAAGTTTTCATCCGCAGCCGCAACGGGCTGGCGCACAAGCATGTCGGCTCGCTGCACGCCACCGACGCCACGCTGGCGCTGCAGGCCGCGCGCGACATCTATACCCGCCGCGGCGAGGGCCTCTCGATCTGGGTGGTGCCGTCGAGCGCCATCACCGCATCCGATCCATCCGAGAAGGGCATGATGTTCGAGCCGGCGGAGTCGAAGATCTACCGGCACCCGACGTTTTACGACGTGCCTGATGAAGTGGGACATATGTAG
- the paaE gene encoding 1,2-phenylacetyl-CoA epoxidase subunit PaaE — protein MSLAPRFHRLAVNDLRREAADAVSMTFVIPKELEGDYSFTPGQYLTLRTTMDGEEVRRSYSICSGPDDGELRIAVKKVDGGAFSNWAADELKSGDELDVMTPTGRFGIAHAPEESRVYVGFAAGSGITPILSIVKGVLAREPNSRFFLFYGNRSTSNMLFLEELEELKDRFMQRLSLFHVISGEEQDIPILHGRLDGEKVRVLLRSLVPASSVDHVFICGPMGMSEDIEATCRDIGIAEDRIHVERFVSEFGGKPRPKKVIELSAPPKAMASLIIDGKRREVPVAEGEAILDAALRAGMDLPFACKGGMCSTCRAKLVEGDAQMELNYSLEPWELKAGFILTCQARPCSDKVVVDYDHV, from the coding sequence ATGTCCCTTGCTCCACGCTTTCATCGTCTTGCCGTCAATGACCTTCGCCGCGAGGCCGCTGACGCCGTATCGATGACATTCGTCATCCCGAAAGAGCTGGAGGGCGACTACAGCTTCACCCCCGGCCAATACCTCACCCTGCGCACGACGATGGACGGCGAGGAAGTGCGCCGTTCCTATTCGATCTGCTCCGGCCCTGACGACGGTGAGCTGCGCATTGCCGTGAAGAAGGTCGATGGCGGCGCGTTCTCCAATTGGGCCGCGGACGAGTTGAAGTCCGGCGACGAGCTCGATGTGATGACGCCGACCGGCCGCTTCGGCATTGCGCATGCGCCCGAGGAGTCGCGCGTCTATGTCGGCTTCGCCGCCGGAAGCGGCATCACGCCGATCCTGTCGATCGTCAAGGGCGTGCTGGCGCGCGAGCCGAACAGCCGCTTCTTCCTGTTCTACGGCAACCGCTCGACATCGAACATGCTGTTCCTCGAAGAGCTGGAGGAATTGAAAGACCGTTTCATGCAGCGGCTGTCGCTGTTCCACGTTATTTCAGGCGAAGAGCAGGATATCCCGATCCTGCACGGCCGGCTCGACGGCGAGAAGGTGCGCGTGCTGCTGCGCTCGCTGGTGCCGGCATCGAGCGTCGATCACGTCTTCATCTGCGGTCCGATGGGCATGAGCGAGGATATCGAGGCGACCTGCCGTGATATCGGCATCGCTGAGGATCGTATTCACGTCGAGCGCTTCGTCTCGGAATTCGGCGGCAAGCCGCGTCCGAAGAAGGTGATCGAACTCTCGGCGCCGCCCAAGGCGATGGCGTCGTTGATTATCGACGGCAAGCGCCGCGAGGTGCCGGTCGCTGAAGGTGAGGCTATCCTCGACGCCGCGTTGCGTGCCGGCATGGACCTGCCATTCGCCTGCAAGGGCGGCATGTGCTCGACCTGCCGCGCCAAGCTGGTCGAGGGCGACGCGCAGATGGAGCTCAATTATTCGCTGGAGCCGTGGGAACTGAAGGCAGGCTTCATCCTGACCTGCCAGGCGCGGCCCTGTTCGGACAAGGTCGTGGTGGATTACGATCACGTGTGA
- the paaD gene encoding 1,2-phenylacetyl-CoA epoxidase subunit PaaD, with protein MVTAVSGDTEMRRRAWEAASQVVDPEIPVLTIADLGVLREVEVHDGRVEVAITPTYSGCPAMNMIALEIELALERAGFGRPTIRTVLSPAWTTDWMSEDGRNKLREYGIAPPQASNSRRALFGEQRVTCPQCGSANTELLSEFGSTSCKALWRCKACREPFDYFKCH; from the coding sequence ATGGTGACGGCGGTATCAGGCGACACCGAGATGCGCCGGCGCGCCTGGGAGGCGGCTTCGCAGGTCGTCGATCCCGAAATCCCGGTGCTCACCATCGCCGATCTCGGCGTGCTGCGCGAGGTCGAGGTCCATGACGGCCGCGTCGAGGTCGCGATCACGCCGACCTATTCGGGCTGCCCCGCCATGAACATGATCGCGCTTGAAATCGAGCTGGCGCTCGAGCGCGCCGGTTTCGGGCGGCCGACCATCCGAACTGTGCTCTCACCGGCCTGGACCACCGACTGGATGAGCGAGGACGGCCGCAACAAGCTACGGGAATACGGCATCGCGCCGCCGCAAGCGTCGAATTCGCGCCGCGCGCTGTTCGGCGAGCAGCGGGTGACCTGTCCGCAGTGCGGCTCGGCAAATACCGAGCTGCTGTCCGAATTCGGCTCGACCTCATGCAAGGCACTGTGGCGCTGCAAGGCCTGCCGCGAACCGTTCGATTATTTCAAGTGTCATTGA
- the paaC gene encoding 1,2-phenylacetyl-CoA epoxidase subunit PaaC yields MTVANITVSETPLVLYTLRRADDALILGHRLSEWCGHAPMLEEDMALANMGLDLLGQARELYSYAAKVEGRDNDEDKFAYLRDVRQYRNLLLLEQPNGDFARTMVRQFLYATFADLYWRAMMRSTDPTLAAIAAKSEKESAYHVRHSSEWIVRLGDGTEESHRRAQSAIDELWAFTGEMFAVDDSERGLIDAGIAIDPAPLRTQWLKTITGVVGEATLALPKNDWMQQGGRSGRHSEHLGHLLSELQSMQRTFPEATW; encoded by the coding sequence ATGACCGTCGCCAACATCACCGTCTCCGAAACACCGCTGGTGCTCTACACCTTGCGCCGCGCCGACGATGCGCTGATCCTCGGCCATCGGCTGTCGGAGTGGTGCGGCCACGCACCGATGCTGGAAGAGGACATGGCGCTCGCCAATATGGGGCTCGACCTGCTCGGCCAGGCCCGCGAGCTCTATTCCTATGCCGCCAAGGTCGAGGGCAGGGACAACGACGAAGACAAGTTCGCCTATCTGCGCGACGTCAGGCAGTATCGCAATTTGCTGCTGCTGGAACAGCCGAACGGTGATTTTGCGCGAACGATGGTGCGGCAATTCCTCTACGCCACCTTCGCCGATCTCTACTGGCGCGCGATGATGCGTTCCACCGATCCGACGCTAGCGGCGATCGCGGCGAAGTCGGAAAAGGAAAGCGCCTACCACGTCCGCCATTCCTCGGAATGGATCGTCCGCCTCGGCGACGGCACCGAGGAAAGCCACCGCCGCGCGCAATCGGCCATCGACGAGCTCTGGGCTTTCACCGGCGAGATGTTCGCGGTCGACGACAGCGAGCGCGGCCTGATCGACGCCGGCATCGCGATTGATCCCGCACCATTGCGCACGCAATGGCTGAAGACGATCACTGGCGTCGTCGGCGAGGCGACGCTCGCGTTACCGAAGAACGACTGGATGCAGCAGGGCGGCCGCAGCGGCCGGCACAGCGAGCATCTCGGCCACCTCCTCAGCGAACTGCAATCGATGCAGCGGACCTTTCCGGAGGCAACATGGTGA